In a single window of the Neodiprion virginianus isolate iyNeoVirg1 chromosome 1, iyNeoVirg1.1, whole genome shotgun sequence genome:
- the LOC124310062 gene encoding uncharacterized protein LOC124310062 — MPKLKQPASLEQITFDFLVEYFVDLCNRLSCKGDVPRLRQTVALIKEFLFPWLPPSRRLLAEFCAKFVEKFHEREKKYRGPRPESHVAAALEMIMDVDLTGLRCGYHTMRCMDEHDASRIRGLEKLDITMHGNKGMGSFRLQNLTELYCHYHFNDSYLAIVGSQCLKLRLLDIRNSSRVTDEGLRALRPCSELRVFYFYGHKVSAAGINELLSSHQKIKEFNVNYDILSRPTSQVCPAMQKFCFQTTFVDETHFRAAAALFPNLTDIQIDCKVNGDLRELRAVKNLTGLNFYCWNAVSMENLRQLLAFVGENILHLKVITESSRTFLSKTDLEYIYNICKNIQSLEFEYKPLTRIDTLTIPPFSKLKTLKMKKAWKIHDRYVTLQLQQMVELEVLEVYGFGLMNQTVESIMCNHVNFPKLRIVRTSSIHNDNLIRLNRIAKEKNLDFTVQAEIGAFYSQF, encoded by the coding sequence ATGCCTAAACTCAAGCAACCAGCCTCGCTCGAGCAAATTACCTTCGACTTTTTGGTCGAGTACTTCGTGGATCTGTGCAATCGACTAAGCTGCAAAGGGGACGTGCCTCGACTTCGTCAAACCGTTGCGCTGATCAAAGAGTTCCTCTTCCCTTGGCTGCCGCCGAGTCGACGCCTGCTAGCAGAGTTTTGTGCGAAATTCGTGGAAAAGTTTCACGAACGTGAGAAAAAGTATCGCGGACCCCGGCCAGAAAGCCACGTTGCAGCGGCTCTGGAAATGATCATGGACGTAGATCTTACCGGACTCCGGTGTGGCTATCACACCATGCGTTGTATGGACGAACACGATGCCAGCAGAATCCGAGGCTTGGAGAAATTGGACATAACGATGCACGGGAATAAGGGCATGGGCAGTTTTCGCTTGCAGAACCTCACCGAATTGTATTGCCATTATCATTTCAACGACAGTTATCTCGCGATTGTGGGATCGCAATGCTTGAAGTTACGCCTATTGGACATCAGAAACTCCTCGCGTGTCACTGACGAAGGATTGCGCGCCTTACGTCCGTGCTCCGAATTACgcgtcttttatttttacggtCACAAGGTTTCTGCCGCTGGCATAAACGAACTGTTGTCGTCGCACCAGAAGATCAAGGAGTTTAATGTTAATTATGATATATTGTCACGCCCGACGTCGCAAGTCTGTCCCGCgatgcaaaaattttgctttCAAACAACCTTCGTCGACGAAACGCATTTTCGTGCAGCCGCCGCGCTCTTTCCAAATTTGACTGATATTCAAATCGACTGTAAAGTCAATGGTGATCTGCGCGAATTGAGGGCCGTCAAGAATCTTACGGGACTTAACTTCTATTGCTGGAATGCCGTTTCCATGGAGAATCTTAGGCAACTCCTGGCGTTcgttggtgaaaatattttacacttgAAGGTGATAACTGAATCATCTCGAACCTTCCTGTCGAAAACCGACTTggaatacatatataatatctgCAAGAATATTCAAAGCTTGGAATTCGAATATAAACCACTTACCAGAATTGACACGTTAACGATACCGccgttttcgaaattgaaaactttgaagatgaaaaaagcTTGGAAGATTCACGACAGGTATGTGACGCTACAATTACAGCAAATGGTGGAGCTCGAGGTTCTGGAGGTTTATGGCTTTGGTTTAATGAATCAAACCGTTGAATCGATCATGTGTAATCACGTGAATTTTCCCAAGTTGAGAATAGTTCGAACCTCAAGCATTCATAACGATAATCTCattcgtttaaatcgaatagCGAAAGAGAAAAACCTCGATTTTACAGTTCAAGCTGAAATTGGTGCCTTTTATAGTCAATTCTGA
- the LOC124310059 gene encoding uncharacterized protein LOC124310059: protein MPKRKEPAFLQDLAFDSMVSHCVEYCQKTSCHLDSKKLRKCIAKIKSQLFPLLPPNLSLVEDFCIKFVEVFKLTCWERSAMHRESYIAKSLEIMMDVKIPNLRCSHAYLNYLNCNDFHRFRGLESLEIETFPSYDVSGILEYFCLENLLELYLPQQCNNNDLIIIGSRCPLLQVLDVSNSPDVDDYGLQALQPCSDLRVLDFCFWRVSNVGVNDLLSAHPKLEELNARKTVRLRMCVGLDFDLLSRPLTMVCPSMKRYCVRFKPVTNEILHALITLFPNLTYLRIFGQVEGDLRLLQKLKMLNALDFSGGVSHPSTNNLRELLTTIGANISSLDMKNLYCVGVFLTQDDMNFLYESCKNVEYLTFVYERSSCGEKLVVPPFPKLKVLDVEAKRFNNNRFPSHAEIEFGVLNQLETLRFENFGPVAKITESIMFDHVRFPNLKKVLCEEADEVGMRKINKIAKDNNLDFKMECQPWPSTYWDRLGFMSTGWILH, encoded by the exons ATGCCCAAACGTAAGGAGCCAGCTTTTCTGCAGGATCTGGCGTTCGATTCAATGGTATCTCATTGCGTGGAATATTGCCAGAAGACCAGCTGCCATCTAGATTCAAAAAAACTCCGTAAATGCATTGCCAAGATAAAATCGCAGCTGTTTCCTCTGCTGCCGCCAAACCTTTCTCTGGTCGAGGATTTCTGTATAAAATTTGTCGAAGTGTTTAAACTCACTTGCTGGGAAAGATCGGCGATGCATCGGGAGAGCTATATCGCAAAATCATTGGAAATCATGATGGACGTGAAAATTCCTAATCTGCGATGTAGCCACGCATACCTAAATTACTTGAACTGCAATGATTTTCACCGATTCCGGGGACTAGAGTCATTGGAAATCGAGACCTTTCCTTCGTACGACGTGTCTGGAATACTGGAATATTTTTGCTTGGAAAATCTCCTTGAACTCTACCTTCCACAGCAGTGCAACAACAACGACCTTATCATCATTGGCTCGCGTTGTCCGCTGTTACAAGTGCTCGATGTGAGCAACTCGCCCGATGTTGACGACTACGGATTGCAAGCCCTGCAGCCATGCTCAGATTTACGAGTCCTTGATTTTTGTTTCTGGAGAGTGTCAAATGTTGGCGTGAATGATCTGCTGTCGGCACATCCGAAGCTCGAGGAGTTGAATGCGCGCAAAACTGTCCGCCTACGCATGTGTGTGGGGTTGGACTTCGACTTGTTGTCGCGTCCACTGACGATGGTGTGTCCATCTATGAAACGCTATTGCGTCAGATTCAAGCCAGTAACGAACGAAATTTTACACGCTCTCATTACTCTTTTCCCCAATTTGACATATCTCAGAATTTTCGGTCAAGTCGAAGGCGATTTGCGCCTCTTACAGAAACTCAAAATGCTCAATGCGCTTGATTTCAGTGGGGGTGTGAGCCATCCCAGTACAAACAATCTCAGGGAACTGTTGACGACCATAGGTGCAAATATTTCTTCGTTAGACATGAAGAACTTGTATTGTGTTGGCGTGTTTTTGACGCAGGACGACATGAACTTTCTTTACGAATCTTgcaaaaatgttgaatatcTGACGTTCGTTTACGAACGCAGCAGTTGTGGGGAAAAATTAGTAGTGCCACCTTTCCCGAAGTTGAAAGTACTCGATGTAGAGGCGAAAAGATTCAACAATAACCGATTTCCCAGTCACGCCGAAATAGAATTTGGTGTATTGAACCAGCTTGAAACTCTAAGGTTCGAAAACTTTGGGCCGGTTGCGAAAATAACGGAATCTATCATGTTCGATCACGTGAGATTTCCAAATTTGAAGAAGGTTCTATGCGAGGAAGCCGACGAAGTTGGCATGAGGAAGATAAACAAAATCGCAAAAGATAACAACCTTGATTTCAAAATGGAGTGTCAGCCTTG GCCGAGCACGTATTGGGACAGATTGGGATTTATGAGCACCGGGTGGATACTGCATTAG
- the LOC124310057 gene encoding uncharacterized protein LOC124310057 isoform X2: MPKVRQPAVLQKMALDVIFEYVVLCCDRTSIEGSLDELNQVISAIKLDVISCIPWFSVADFSARFLERFYSDSRPASHLKAALEVVMDTEIVGLQCRGPILAYLDPQDGSRLRRLAELDLDYILHSLPINLHNFYLNDLTSFVFAERCTNLDLSVVGRNCPKLQIVRVPESRHVTDEGLSNLSQCSDLRFIDVYRCSVTHSGINRMLAVHKKLDRISNVSAETLFHLDSSVCPSISHFSSIPDTPISSANLRKIVTKFPNITYLHVHGVFTEEFSILNPLNKLTGLDFTFSSDMYYDEIEIAWVNIKEFLLFIGANLTTLKLACWEQGFLWRQEDVDFIFDSCPNLECLKFDHGDGLVVIPSFQKLKVLIPHIAIEFESIELLRDPMIEFEKLPSLETLSLHNYDVSFQTIQSIMLDNDRFPKLSVIETICMKDEDLEEIRRIARMKNLDFEIKNDPCSNWYNNYRFNTSSPPSP, from the coding sequence ATGCCCAAGGTACGACAGCCGGCCGTGTTACAAAAAATGGCGCTTGACGTCATCTTTGAATACGTCGTCCTCTGCTGCGACCGAACCAGTATCGAAGGCTCCCTGGACGAGCTGAATCAGGTCATTTCGGCCATCAAACTGGACGTGATCAGTTGCATACCGTGGTTCTCGGTGGCAGACTTCTCGGCCCGGTTTCTGGAGCGGTTTTACTCAGATTCCCGGCCGGCGTCGCATCTAAAAGCCGCCCTGGAAGTCGTCATGGACACAGAGATAGTGGGACTGCAGTGCAGAGGGCCGATCCTGGCCTACCTGGACCCCCAAGATGGTTCGCGCCTAAGGAGACTGGCGGAACTGGACCTGGATTACATCCTACACTCTCTTCCCATAAACCTGCACAACTTCTACCTGAACGATCTGACGAGTTTTGTGTTCGCCGAGAGATGCACTAACCTTGACCTGAGCGTGGTTGGCCGGAACTGCCCCAAGCTGCAAATTGTCAGAGTTCCGGAGTCGCGGCATGTCACGGACGAAGGGCTTTCCAACCTCAGCCAGTGCTCTGACCTTCGATTCATCGACGTTTACAGGTGCTCGGTAACGCACAGCGGTATAAACCGCATGCTTGCGGTGCACAAGAAACTGGACAGGATCTCCAACGTTTCCGCAGAGACCTTGTTCCACTTGGACTCGTCGGTGTGCCCTTCGATCAGCCACTTCAGTTCCATACCTGACACCCCAATCTCTTCTGCAAACCTTCGTAAAATCGTCACCAAGTTTCCCAATATCACCTATTTACACGTGCATGGCGTTTTCACGGAAGAGTTCTCCATACTCAATCCCCTCAACAAACTTACCGGACTTGACTTCACATTCTCGTCGGACATGTATTACGATGAGATCGAAATTGCGTGGGTCAATATCAAGGAATTCTTGCTGTTCATTGGGGCGAATCTGACTACCTTGAAGCTCGCTTGTTGGGAGCAGGGATTTCTATGGCGACAGGAAGACGTCGATTTTATATTCGATTCATGTCCCAACTTGGAATGTTTGAAGTTCGATCACGGGGACGGGCTTGTCGTCATTCCGTCCTTCCAGAAGTTGAAAGTATTGATACCGCATATTGCCATTGAGTTCGAGTCCATTGAACTATTGCGCGACCCGATGATAGAGTTCGAAAAATTGCCGAGCCTAGAGACTCTCTCGCTTCACAATTATGACGTCAGTTTTCAGACAATCCAATCGATAATGCTGGATAATGACAGGTTTCCAAAATTGTCCGTTATCGAAACGATCTGCATGAAGGACGAAGACCTGGAAGAAATTCGTCGGATTGCTAGAATGAAGAAtttagattttgaaattaaaaatgaccCGTGCTCTAACTGGTACAATAATTACCGTTTCAACACTTCGTCGCCTCCGTCACCATAA
- the LOC124310057 gene encoding uncharacterized protein LOC124310057 isoform X4 gives MPKLRQPATLQKMALDAIFQYVVLWCNRTSVEGSLDELTHGISVMKTNVICRLPWFMVADFSARFMDFLSRFYCAFNSLIYIEATLELFMDMEIVGLQFRGPMVDFLDPRNGWRLRRLVELDLDYVSHSISMNLQNFYLNDLTSFMFARRCTDLDLSVIGRNCPKLQVIRVSKSRRVTDKGLASLSQCSDLRFIDVHKCSVTHSGLNRMLLVHKKLEKITDVAFDTMCHLDWTVCPSINHFATDDRVSAKHLRKIVTKFPNITYLYMHGKITENLYILQNLDKLTGLDLKFSLKQFDNEVRMLWTNIMGLLRFIGANLTTLKLGSCDTTNSGVGIVMGQDKIDYIFNTCPNLECFKFIHNEKLIVIPSFAKLKVLTPQCSFNYDDYPLEILCIPTIKFNKLPNLESLSLYHYDVSCKTVRSIMLDNDKFPKLSVIKDVRLRYECLEELRRIARMKNLKFEIINGY, from the coding sequence ATGCCTAAGTTGCGACAGCCGGCCACATTGCAGAAAATGGCGCTCGACGCCATCTTTCAATACGTCGTTCTCTGGTGCAATCGAACCAGCGTCGAAGGATCCCTGGACGAGCTGACTCATGGCATTTCGGTCATGAAAACGAACGTGATCTGTCGCTTACCCTGGTTTATGGTGGCGGACTTCTCTGCAAGATTTATGGACTTCTTGAGTAGGTTCTACTGCGCTTTCAACTCGCTGATCTACATAGAAGCCACTCTGGAACTGTTCATGGACATGGAAATAGTGGGACTGCAGTTCAGAGGACCGATGGTGGACTTTCTAGACCCCCGAAATGGTTGGCGTCTACGGAGACTGGTGGAACTGGACCTAGACTACGTCTCACACTCGATTTCTATGAATCTGCAAAACTTCTACCTAAACGATCTGACGAGTTTCATGTTTGCAAGGAGATGCACCGACCTTGACCTCAGCGTGATCGGCCGGAACTGCCCCAAACTGCAAGTGATCAGAGTTTCGAAATCGCGGCGTGTCACGGACAAAGGGCTTGCCAGCCTCAGCCAGTGCTCTGACCTTCGATTCATCGATGTTCATAAGTGCTCGGTAACGCACAGCGGCTTAAATCGCATGCTGTTGGTGCACAAGAAACTGGAAAAGATCACCGACGTTGCTTTTGATACCATGTGCCATTTGGACTGGACAGTGTGCCCCTCGATCAACCATTTCGCTACCGACGATAGAGTCTCAGCTAAGCACCTTCGTAAAATTGTCACCAAGTTTCCTAATATCACCTATTTGTACATGCATGGCAAAATCACGGAAAATTTGTACATTCTCCAGAACCTCGACAAACTTACCGGGCTTGATCTCAAATTCTCGTTgaaacagtttgacaatgAAGTTAGAATGTTGTGGACCAATATCATGGGACTCTTGCGGTTCATTGGGGCGAATCTGACTACTCTAAAACTTGGTTCATGTGACACCACGAATAGTGGTGTAGGAATTGTGATGGGGCAAGACAAGATCGATTACATATTCAATACATGTCCCAATTTAGAATGctttaaatttattcacaacGAAAAGCTTATCGTCATTCCATCTTTTGCAAAGTTGAAAGTACTGACACCGCAATGCTCCTTTAATTATGACGATTATCCTCTGGAAATATTATGTATTCCGACGATAAAGTTTAACAAGTTGCCGAACCTTGAGAGTCTCTCGCTTTACCATTATGATGTTAGTTGTAAGACTGTCCGATCGATAATGCTGGATAATGACAAGTTTCCAAAACTGTCCGTCATCAAAGATGTCCGCCTGAGGTACGAATGTTTGGAAGAACTTCGACGGATTGctagaatgaaaaatttaaaatttgagattATAAACGGATATTAA